The following coding sequences lie in one Labrys wisconsinensis genomic window:
- the amaB gene encoding L-piperidine-6-carboxylate dehydrogenase, which translates to MNERPGAVAGTSVAEEVAAILSGLGVDKAAFTGGTRVVRSPLTGEAIAAVPETAPSEVAAVIGKAEAAFQAWRKVPAPQRGELVRLLGEELRAAKAELGRLVTLEVGKIVSEGLGEVQEMIDICDFATGLSRQIYGLTIATERADHRMMEQWHPAGVVGVISAFNFPVAVWSWNAALAFVCGDAVVWKPSEKTPLTALATQALFQRAAKRFGGVPDGLLTLLIGGREVGEALVDDPRVPVVSATGSTAMGRKVGERVARRFGRSILELGGNNASIVTPSADLDIALRAVAFAAMGTAGQRCTTLRRLIVHDSVYDALVPKLKKIYGAIGVGNPVTSDALIGPLIDKGAYEGMQKALGAARSAGGTVHGGGREREAEAPEAYYVRPALVEMPAQTGPVIEETFAPILYVLRYRSFEEAIALQNGVPQGLSSSVFATDMREVEGFLSATGSDCGIANVNMGPSGAEIGGAFGGEKETGGGRESGSDAWKAYMRRQTSAINYGRTLPLAQGVKFDVEG; encoded by the coding sequence ATGAACGAGAGACCCGGGGCGGTGGCCGGCACCAGCGTGGCGGAGGAAGTCGCGGCGATCCTGAGCGGGCTCGGCGTCGACAAGGCAGCCTTTACCGGCGGCACGCGCGTGGTGCGCTCGCCGCTCACCGGCGAGGCGATCGCCGCGGTTCCCGAGACCGCCCCGTCCGAGGTCGCGGCGGTGATCGGCAAGGCGGAGGCCGCCTTCCAGGCCTGGCGCAAGGTGCCGGCGCCGCAGCGCGGCGAATTGGTGCGCCTGCTCGGCGAGGAGCTGCGCGCGGCCAAGGCCGAGCTCGGCCGGCTGGTGACGCTCGAGGTCGGCAAGATCGTCTCCGAGGGCCTCGGCGAGGTCCAGGAGATGATCGACATCTGCGACTTCGCGACCGGCCTGTCGCGCCAGATCTACGGCCTGACCATCGCCACCGAGCGGGCCGACCACCGCATGATGGAGCAGTGGCATCCGGCCGGCGTGGTCGGCGTCATCTCCGCCTTCAACTTCCCCGTGGCGGTGTGGTCGTGGAACGCAGCGCTCGCCTTCGTCTGCGGCGACGCGGTGGTGTGGAAGCCTTCGGAGAAGACGCCGCTCACCGCGCTGGCGACGCAGGCGTTGTTCCAGCGCGCGGCCAAGCGCTTCGGCGGCGTGCCGGACGGGTTGCTCACGCTGCTGATCGGCGGGCGCGAGGTCGGCGAGGCGCTGGTCGACGATCCGCGCGTGCCGGTGGTGTCGGCCACCGGCTCGACCGCCATGGGCCGCAAGGTCGGCGAGCGGGTCGCGCGGCGCTTCGGCCGCTCGATCCTGGAGCTCGGCGGCAACAATGCCTCGATCGTCACGCCTTCGGCCGACCTCGACATCGCGCTCCGGGCCGTGGCCTTCGCGGCCATGGGCACGGCCGGGCAGCGCTGCACCACGCTGCGCCGGCTGATCGTGCACGACAGCGTCTACGACGCCTTGGTGCCGAAGCTGAAAAAGATCTACGGCGCGATCGGCGTCGGCAATCCCGTGACCAGCGACGCGCTGATCGGTCCGCTGATCGACAAGGGCGCCTATGAGGGCATGCAGAAAGCCCTTGGTGCGGCCCGGAGCGCCGGCGGCACCGTGCATGGCGGCGGCCGCGAGCGCGAGGCGGAGGCGCCCGAGGCCTATTACGTCCGGCCGGCGCTGGTGGAGATGCCGGCCCAGACCGGCCCGGTGATCGAGGAGACCTTCGCGCCGATCCTCTACGTGCTGCGCTACCGCAGCTTCGAGGAGGCGATCGCCCTCCAGAACGGCGTGCCGCAGGGCCTGTCCTCCTCGGTGTTCGCCACCGACATGCGCGAGGTCGAGGGCTTCCTCTCGGCGACCGGCTCGGACTGCGGCATCGCCAATGTCAACATGGGGCCCTCGGGCGCCGAGATCGGCGGAGCCTTCGGCGGCGAGAAGGAGACCGGCGGCGGCCGCGAGAGCGGCTCGGACGCCTGGAAGGCCTATATGCGCCGCCAGACCAGCGCCATCAATTACGGGCGCACCCTGCCGCTGGCGCAGGGCGTGAAGTTCGACGTCGAGGGCTGA
- a CDS encoding methyl-accepting chemotaxis protein — MPLSKLVADRSISMKIGAGVTALVLVAAGIAGFGFLGLGQLGKVVTTTSASAEILASVNAAGNAMERFISTQEPGAVAQARQSIVRAAGLVDGLDGLAPAEAAGLAASLDSFRTALAALETASAASADAIRNMDAAFTAIGATATAAEKEADARRGQTDEQITVGEIEGKTLAALQGALAAARAKAQSVELHMLRPGGAELAAAREAGSALTPIAADIANQVAVAQQPTARALVAGVAALQPLLQALGTPDAAAADGAGDARVRPVLVGLYGSIDALQDAAASAAAEAAKQAAANRSKASGTKMLTAIAKSFREKIATLFAKTLAYRLAPSEAGKAGVKEALDAVGGFAKMLSSNGLGNASTEIEGYRSAFASLADAAQRVAGARDTARAQSQRAGEAIAALVDVQRRQAAEGSRANIAMLGGACALAALLALLVGWAASRMIARPVSLLTGVMRRLAAGQTEVDAPALKRADEIGEMSRAVAVFRDNALERRRLETAAEGEQQARAERQARIETLIDRFRGEAAATLAAVRRDAETMQATSGRLTEVAGESLSRAGEASGASQVASRNVDTVAAAAEELAASIREIDSRVAETVTVVGNASRQAGASNDKVAQLATAANRIGEAVNLIRSIAEQTNLLALNATIEAARAGVAGRGFAVVAAEVKALASQTALATQEIAAQVSEIQVSTGDAVTAIDTIAQLMREVNTYTNSIAAAVSQQGAATVEISRNAQGAADGTQAVVGTMADLSRVAGDATDAAVTVRDMAAGVAEASSALDRTVERFLADVAAA; from the coding sequence ATGCCGCTTTCGAAACTGGTCGCCGACCGGTCCATCTCGATGAAGATCGGCGCCGGGGTGACGGCCCTCGTGCTGGTGGCCGCCGGCATTGCCGGCTTCGGCTTTCTCGGTCTCGGCCAGCTCGGCAAGGTGGTGACGACGACCAGCGCCTCGGCGGAGATCCTGGCCTCGGTGAACGCCGCGGGCAACGCGATGGAGCGCTTCATCTCGACGCAGGAGCCGGGCGCGGTGGCGCAGGCGCGCCAGTCCATCGTCCGCGCGGCGGGCCTGGTCGACGGCCTCGACGGCCTCGCTCCGGCCGAGGCCGCCGGTCTCGCCGCCTCCCTCGACAGCTTCCGCACCGCGCTCGCCGCGCTGGAAACCGCCTCCGCCGCCTCCGCCGACGCGATCCGCAACATGGACGCCGCCTTCACGGCGATCGGCGCCACGGCGACCGCCGCGGAGAAGGAGGCGGATGCCCGCAGGGGGCAGACCGACGAGCAGATCACGGTCGGCGAGATCGAGGGCAAGACCCTCGCGGCCCTGCAGGGCGCCCTGGCCGCGGCACGGGCCAAGGCGCAATCGGTGGAGTTGCACATGCTGCGGCCGGGCGGCGCCGAGCTCGCCGCGGCCCGCGAAGCGGGCAGCGCCCTCACCCCGATCGCCGCCGACATCGCCAACCAGGTCGCGGTGGCCCAGCAGCCGACCGCCCGGGCGCTCGTCGCCGGCGTGGCGGCGCTGCAGCCGCTGCTCCAGGCCCTCGGCACGCCGGATGCGGCCGCGGCGGACGGTGCCGGCGATGCCCGCGTCCGCCCGGTGCTCGTCGGCCTCTACGGCTCGATCGACGCCCTGCAGGACGCGGCCGCGTCGGCTGCGGCCGAAGCGGCCAAGCAGGCCGCCGCCAACCGCTCGAAGGCGAGCGGCACCAAGATGCTCACCGCCATCGCCAAGAGCTTCCGCGAGAAGATCGCCACCCTGTTCGCCAAGACGCTCGCCTACCGCCTCGCCCCGAGCGAGGCCGGCAAGGCCGGCGTCAAGGAAGCGCTCGACGCGGTCGGCGGCTTCGCCAAGATGCTGTCCAGCAACGGGCTCGGCAATGCCAGCACCGAGATCGAGGGCTATCGCAGCGCCTTCGCCAGCCTGGCCGATGCCGCCCAGCGGGTGGCCGGCGCGCGCGACACGGCGCGCGCGCAGTCCCAGCGGGCCGGCGAAGCCATCGCCGCGCTGGTCGACGTGCAGCGCCGCCAGGCCGCCGAGGGCAGCCGCGCCAACATCGCCATGCTGGGCGGGGCCTGCGCCCTGGCGGCGCTGCTCGCGCTGCTGGTGGGCTGGGCCGCCTCGCGCATGATCGCCCGGCCTGTGTCGCTGCTGACCGGCGTGATGCGCCGGCTCGCCGCCGGCCAGACCGAGGTGGACGCGCCGGCGCTCAAGCGCGCCGACGAGATCGGCGAGATGAGCCGCGCCGTCGCGGTGTTCCGCGACAATGCGCTGGAACGGCGCCGGCTCGAAACGGCCGCCGAGGGTGAGCAGCAGGCCCGCGCCGAGCGCCAGGCGCGCATCGAGACCCTGATCGACCGCTTCCGCGGCGAGGCCGCCGCGACGCTCGCAGCCGTGCGGCGGGACGCGGAGACGATGCAGGCGACGTCCGGGCGCCTGACCGAGGTGGCGGGGGAATCGCTCTCCCGCGCGGGCGAGGCGAGCGGGGCTTCGCAGGTCGCCTCCCGCAACGTCGACACCGTCGCCGCCGCGGCGGAGGAGCTGGCGGCCTCGATCCGCGAGATCGACAGCCGCGTCGCCGAGACGGTCACGGTGGTCGGCAATGCCAGCCGCCAGGCCGGCGCCTCCAACGACAAGGTGGCGCAGCTCGCCACGGCGGCCAATCGCATCGGCGAGGCGGTCAACCTGATCCGCTCGATCGCCGAGCAGACCAACCTGCTCGCCCTCAACGCCACCATCGAAGCGGCACGGGCGGGCGTGGCCGGCCGGGGCTTCGCCGTGGTGGCGGCGGAGGTCAAGGCCCTGGCGAGCCAGACCGCGCTCGCTACGCAGGAGATCGCCGCCCAGGTCAGCGAGATCCAGGTCTCGACCGGCGACGCGGTCACCGCGATCGACACCATCGCCCAGCTGATGCGCGAGGTGAACACCTATACCAACTCGATCGCCGCCGCCGTCAGCCAGCAGGGCGCTGCGACGGTCGAGATCAGCCGCAACGCCCAGGGCGCGGCCGACGGGACCCAGGCCGTGGTCGGCACCATGGCCGATCTCAGCCGCGTCGCCGGGGATGCGACCGACGCCGCCGTCACGGTGCGCGACATGGCGGCCGGCGTCGCCGAGGCGAGCTCGGCGCTCGACCGGACGGTGGAACGCTTCCTCGCGGACGTCGCCGCCGCCTGA
- a CDS encoding PilZ domain-containing protein, translating to MLRDRRSEPRTRVNYRVWLAFDDETALVPCRLIDISAGGARLQAPLAPVPDCFTMKFSETSGGSRFCLVTWRAGDEIGVQFMDTLRA from the coding sequence ATGCTCAGGGACAGGCGCAGCGAACCACGCACCCGGGTGAACTACCGGGTCTGGCTTGCTTTCGACGACGAGACCGCGCTGGTGCCCTGCCGGCTGATCGACATCTCCGCCGGCGGAGCGCGGCTGCAGGCGCCGCTCGCGCCGGTGCCGGACTGCTTCACCATGAAGTTCTCCGAGACGTCGGGCGGATCCCGCTTCTGCCTCGTCACCTGGCGGGCCGGCGACGAGATCGGCGTGCAGTTCATGGACACGCTGCGGGCCTGA
- a CDS encoding SgcJ/EcaC family oxidoreductase: MVDTPTVESLLRHWIEAFNSRDLDRHEQLYTEDATLFGSVDALQVGRAAIRAYFGRLGPDVRVKAYPMPRVTALGTDVAATAGPVAFADGETPVPYRMTWVLVRQGGNWRIAQHHGSPQRGDHG, encoded by the coding sequence ATGGTCGACACACCGACGGTCGAGAGCCTGCTGCGGCACTGGATCGAGGCCTTCAACAGCCGCGACCTCGACAGGCACGAGCAGCTCTACACGGAGGACGCCACCCTGTTCGGCTCGGTGGACGCGCTGCAGGTCGGCCGCGCCGCGATCCGCGCCTATTTCGGCCGGCTCGGCCCGGACGTGCGCGTGAAGGCCTATCCGATGCCGCGGGTGACGGCCCTCGGCACGGACGTGGCGGCGACCGCCGGCCCGGTCGCGTTCGCCGACGGCGAGACGCCGGTGCCCTACCGCATGACCTGGGTGCTGGTGCGGCAGGGCGGCAACTGGCGCATCGCCCAGCACCACGGCTCGCCGCAGCGCGGGGATCACGGCTGA